A single region of the Silene latifolia isolate original U9 population chromosome 8, ASM4854445v1, whole genome shotgun sequence genome encodes:
- the LOC141595387 gene encoding uncharacterized protein LOC141595387, with translation MDIVGPLLRAPGNKVYMLAMTDYFSKWIEAESSSQKSTPRNPQSNGQAESSNKIIVENLKKKLEEMGQMGVRVPTHRYGCITEDRNQVEMASSLDTIDELETSAQIRMTSYRQTVARSYNKNVKVRTLQVGDMVLRKVFQNTKNQRAGKFAYNWEGSYQVESTVGNGAYRLMTMEGQMVPRSWNITHLKKYFT, from the exons atggacatcgtGGGACCATTACTCAGAGCACCAGGAAACAAAGTCTatatgctcgccatgacggactacttctccaaatggatagaagcagagtCATCCTCCCAG AAATCTACTCCTAGGAACCCCCAGTCCAacggacaagctgaatccagcaataagatTATCGTCGAAAACTTGAAAAAGAAGCTGGAGGAGATGGGGCAAATGGGCG TTAGGGTCCCAacccacagatatggatgcataacagaAGATCGGAATCAGGTGGAAATGGCAAGCAGTTTGGACACGATAGATGAACTCGAAACCAGCGCCCAGATCAGGATGACTTCCTACCGACAGACTGTGGCTAGAAGCTATAACAAAAATGTGAAGGTAAGAACCCTGCAGGTAGGAGATATGGTCCTGAGGAAAGTCTTCCAGAATACCAAGAACCAGCGAGCAGGAAAATTCGCCTACAACTGGGAGGGGTCATACCAAGTAGAAAGCACAGTTGGAAATGGAGCCTACCGACTCATGACTatggaagggcaaatggttcccagatcctggaatatcACCCACTTGAAAAAATATTTCACTTAA